In Anas platyrhynchos isolate ZD024472 breed Pekin duck chromosome 7, IASCAAS_PekinDuck_T2T, whole genome shotgun sequence, one genomic interval encodes:
- the CCNT2 gene encoding cyclin-T2 isoform X6 codes for MLVHDTLLELKIGSQGFLGLFLLLCRLSASKDLAQTSYFMATNSLHLTTFCLQYKPTVIACVCIHLACKWSNWEIPVSTDGKHWWEYVDPSVTLELLDELTHEFLQILEKTPSRLKRIRNWRANQAARKPKGDGQVSENSLLGSSLVQNSILVDTVTGVAANTSFQKPSTSFPAPVPLTSGSISVPDSHAPENLAILTTGMPSTSYNLASHQEWPQHQEQNRTEQIYSQKQETLPPSQYNMNFQPGTSVQLHSGVHHRPDKLAEHSAVKQEYSHKSGNKHHGQVAAPVIIPQKMSLDKYREKRKLETLELDVREHYVATPGEQPHKKHMPAQTASSASVTSPIKMKIPITNAEKPEKHVSDKKEKGGSLKLRIPIPPTEKGASKEELKMKIKVSSSERHSSSDEGSGKSKHSSPHVSKEHKEKHKDHSLNRHHSMGHKHSHSHSGSSSGGSKHSADGLTPTALRSPVGLSSDGNSSSSGSSRKRLHSNDASHNHHSKMSKSSKSSGSSSSSSSVKQYVSSHSSVFNLPLPPPPPVTYQVGYGHLSTLVKLDKKPVENGPDAHHQYSTNSQHMDYKDTFDMLDSLLSAQGMNM; via the exons ATGTTGGTACACGACACTCTTTTGGAACTGAAGATTGGATCACAAGGATTTCTAGGATTGTtcttgctgctctgcaggttATCAG caAGCAAGGATTTGGCACAGACATCCTATTTCATGGCTACCAACAG TCTTCACCTTACTACATTCTGTCTTCAATACAAGCCTACGGTGATAGCATGTGTGTGCATTCACTTGGCCTGCAAGTGGTCTAACTGGGAGATTCCAGTATCGACTGATGGGAAACACTGGTGGGAATATGTGGATCCTTCGGTTACTCTGGAATTGCTGGATG AACTAACGCACGAGTTTCTGCAAATACTGGAAAAAACACCTAGCAGGCTGAAGAGAATTAGAAATTGGCGG GCTAACCAGGCTGCTAGGAAACCTAAAGGTGATGGGCAGGTATCCGAGAACTCGCTTCTTGGCTCGTCTTTGGTCCAGAATTCCATTTTGGTGGATACAGTTACTGGTGTGGCCGCAAATACAAGTTTCCAAAAACCATCGACATCATTTCCTGCACCGGTACCTCTGACCTCAGGAAGTATTTCTGTTCCAGATAGTCATGCACCTGAAAATTTGGCAATACTAACAACAGGGATGCCAAGTACCTCATACAATTTGGCATCCCACCAGGAATGGCCTCAGCATCAAGAACAAAACAGGACAGAACAAATATACTCTCAGAAACAGGAGACATTACCTCCTAGTCAGTATAACATGAACTTCCAGCCAGGGACGTCTGTACAGCTGCACTCGGGAGTACATCACAGACCCGACAAACTTGCCGAGCATTCTGCTGTCAAGCAAGAGTATTCTCATAAGTCAGGAAACAAACACCACGGACAAGTTGCTGCTCCCGTAATAATTCCTCAGAAAATGTCTCTGGATAAATACAGAGAGAAACGCAAACTAGAAACCCTTGAATTGGATGTGAGAGAACACTACGTAGCAACCCCAGGCGAACAGCCACACAAAAAACACATGCCGGCGCAGACAGCCAGCAGTGCTTCCGTTACGTCtcctattaaaatgaaaatcccCATCACGAACGCagagaagcctgaaaaacacGTGtctgataaaaaagaaaagggaggcTCGCTCAAACTGCGCATACCCATCCCGCCCACAGAAAAGGGTGCCAGTAAGGAggagctgaaaatgaaaattaaagtttCCTCCTCAGAAAGACATAGCTCATCGGATGAGGGCAGTGGAAAAAGTAAGCACTCCAGTCCACACGTTAGCAAGGAACACAAGGAGAAGCACAAAGACCACTCCTTAAATCGCCACCACAGCATGGGTCACAAGCACTCCCACTCGcacagtggcagcagcagtggcgGCAGTAAGCATAGTGCTGACGGCTTAACACCGACTGCTCTGAGGAGCCCCGTTGGCCTGAGTAGTGACGGCAATTCCTCTAGTTCCGGCTCGTCAAGGAAGAGGTTACACAGCAACGATGCTTCTCACAACCACCACTCCAAAATGAGCAAAAGTTCCAAAAGTTCAGGTAGTTCATCTAGTTCTTCCTCTGTTAAGCAGTATGTATCCTCTCACAGCTCTGTTTTTAACCTTCCCttaccccctcctccccctgtcACATACCAGGTGGGCTACGGACATCTCAGCACCCTCGTGAAACTGGACAAGAAGCCAGTGGAGAACGGTCCTGATGCCCATCACCAGTACAGTACAAACAGCCAGCATATGGACTACAAAGACACATTCGACATGCTGGATTCGCTGTTAAGTGCCCAAGGAATGAACATGTAG
- the CCNT2 gene encoding cyclin-T2 isoform X7, producing the protein MKAAFNPRFKPLCPAIPLSSKDLAQTSYFMATNSLHLTTFCLQYKPTVIACVCIHLACKWSNWEIPVSTDGKHWWEYVDPSVTLELLDELTHEFLQILEKTPSRLKRIRNWRANQAARKPKGDGQVSENSLLGSSLVQNSILVDTVTGVAANTSFQKPSTSFPAPVPLTSGSISVPDSHAPENLAILTTGMPSTSYNLASHQEWPQHQEQNRTEQIYSQKQETLPPSQYNMNFQPGTSVQLHSGVHHRPDKLAEHSAVKQEYSHKSGNKHHGQVAAPVIIPQKMSLDKYREKRKLETLELDVREHYVATPGEQPHKKHMPAQTASSASVTSPIKMKIPITNAEKPEKHVSDKKEKGGSLKLRIPIPPTEKGASKEELKMKIKVSSSERHSSSDEGSGKSKHSSPHVSKEHKEKHKDHSLNRHHSMGHKHSHSHSGSSSGGSKHSADGLTPTALRSPVGLSSDGNSSSSGSSRKRLHSNDASHNHHSKMSKSSKSSGSSSSSSSVKQYVSSHSSVFNLPLPPPPPVTYQVGYGHLSTLVKLDKKPVENGPDAHHQYSTNSQHMDYKDTFDMLDSLLSAQGMNM; encoded by the exons ATGAAGGCTGCGTTCAATCCTCGGTTTAAGCCATTGTGCCCAGCTATCCCATTAT caAGCAAGGATTTGGCACAGACATCCTATTTCATGGCTACCAACAG TCTTCACCTTACTACATTCTGTCTTCAATACAAGCCTACGGTGATAGCATGTGTGTGCATTCACTTGGCCTGCAAGTGGTCTAACTGGGAGATTCCAGTATCGACTGATGGGAAACACTGGTGGGAATATGTGGATCCTTCGGTTACTCTGGAATTGCTGGATG AACTAACGCACGAGTTTCTGCAAATACTGGAAAAAACACCTAGCAGGCTGAAGAGAATTAGAAATTGGCGG GCTAACCAGGCTGCTAGGAAACCTAAAGGTGATGGGCAGGTATCCGAGAACTCGCTTCTTGGCTCGTCTTTGGTCCAGAATTCCATTTTGGTGGATACAGTTACTGGTGTGGCCGCAAATACAAGTTTCCAAAAACCATCGACATCATTTCCTGCACCGGTACCTCTGACCTCAGGAAGTATTTCTGTTCCAGATAGTCATGCACCTGAAAATTTGGCAATACTAACAACAGGGATGCCAAGTACCTCATACAATTTGGCATCCCACCAGGAATGGCCTCAGCATCAAGAACAAAACAGGACAGAACAAATATACTCTCAGAAACAGGAGACATTACCTCCTAGTCAGTATAACATGAACTTCCAGCCAGGGACGTCTGTACAGCTGCACTCGGGAGTACATCACAGACCCGACAAACTTGCCGAGCATTCTGCTGTCAAGCAAGAGTATTCTCATAAGTCAGGAAACAAACACCACGGACAAGTTGCTGCTCCCGTAATAATTCCTCAGAAAATGTCTCTGGATAAATACAGAGAGAAACGCAAACTAGAAACCCTTGAATTGGATGTGAGAGAACACTACGTAGCAACCCCAGGCGAACAGCCACACAAAAAACACATGCCGGCGCAGACAGCCAGCAGTGCTTCCGTTACGTCtcctattaaaatgaaaatcccCATCACGAACGCagagaagcctgaaaaacacGTGtctgataaaaaagaaaagggaggcTCGCTCAAACTGCGCATACCCATCCCGCCCACAGAAAAGGGTGCCAGTAAGGAggagctgaaaatgaaaattaaagtttCCTCCTCAGAAAGACATAGCTCATCGGATGAGGGCAGTGGAAAAAGTAAGCACTCCAGTCCACACGTTAGCAAGGAACACAAGGAGAAGCACAAAGACCACTCCTTAAATCGCCACCACAGCATGGGTCACAAGCACTCCCACTCGcacagtggcagcagcagtggcgGCAGTAAGCATAGTGCTGACGGCTTAACACCGACTGCTCTGAGGAGCCCCGTTGGCCTGAGTAGTGACGGCAATTCCTCTAGTTCCGGCTCGTCAAGGAAGAGGTTACACAGCAACGATGCTTCTCACAACCACCACTCCAAAATGAGCAAAAGTTCCAAAAGTTCAGGTAGTTCATCTAGTTCTTCCTCTGTTAAGCAGTATGTATCCTCTCACAGCTCTGTTTTTAACCTTCCCttaccccctcctccccctgtcACATACCAGGTGGGCTACGGACATCTCAGCACCCTCGTGAAACTGGACAAGAAGCCAGTGGAGAACGGTCCTGATGCCCATCACCAGTACAGTACAAACAGCCAGCATATGGACTACAAAGACACATTCGACATGCTGGATTCGCTGTTAAGTGCCCAAGGAATGAACATGTAG